The following proteins are encoded in a genomic region of Neomicrococcus aestuarii:
- a CDS encoding DsbA family protein: MANNSPTPRGDSAAACEKARQFSAQQAASQKRKGLWVKIGVLVAVVAIIAIVAAIVLQQNKGQVADAGPVPAGGNTNGGITLVTSTELASTESGQTVDLNNAGATPTAAGTPAPRGVVKAEAGDPLQLIMYVDANCVYCADFESEYGDDLKTWLDAKDITLEYRNVAFLDRGSPTNYSSRGANAFACVANEAPASYFSFATAVFAHHAEGEMTNAELAQMAKDNGADVESCIEDGTYRPFVKYTTQAALADSISGTPSMFLNGEEWNGTSDPDFKAWAQSIIDAHKG; the protein is encoded by the coding sequence ATGGCTAACAACTCGCCGACTCCACGTGGAGATAGTGCCGCAGCCTGTGAGAAAGCACGTCAGTTCAGTGCTCAGCAGGCGGCCTCGCAAAAACGTAAGGGACTTTGGGTCAAGATCGGCGTGCTCGTGGCCGTCGTTGCGATCATCGCGATCGTGGCCGCTATTGTCCTGCAGCAGAACAAGGGACAAGTCGCTGACGCCGGCCCCGTTCCAGCTGGTGGTAACACCAACGGTGGTATCACGTTGGTGACCTCGACTGAACTCGCGAGCACCGAATCCGGCCAGACCGTTGACCTTAACAACGCCGGCGCTACCCCCACTGCTGCCGGAACCCCAGCCCCTCGTGGCGTTGTGAAGGCCGAAGCTGGCGATCCGCTCCAGCTCATCATGTACGTGGACGCTAACTGCGTGTACTGTGCTGACTTCGAGAGCGAATACGGCGACGATCTCAAGACGTGGCTGGACGCTAAGGACATCACCCTCGAGTACCGCAATGTGGCCTTCCTGGACCGCGGTTCACCAACCAACTACTCTTCGCGCGGCGCTAACGCTTTCGCATGTGTAGCTAACGAAGCTCCTGCTTCCTACTTCAGCTTCGCCACCGCTGTGTTCGCTCACCACGCTGAGGGCGAGATGACCAACGCCGAGTTGGCTCAGATGGCCAAGGACAACGGCGCTGACGTTGAAAGCTGCATCGAGGACGGCACTTACCGTCCGTTCGTCAAGTACACCACGCAGGCTGCCTTGGCTGATTCCATCAGCGGCACCCCTTCGATGTTCTTGAACGGTGAAGAATGGAACGGCACGTCCGATCCTGACTTCAAGGCTTGGGCTCAGAGCATCATCGACGCTCACAAGGGCTAA
- the otsA gene encoding alpha,alpha-trehalose-phosphate synthase (UDP-forming), whose product MTVATSANAYDFIVVANRLPVDRKIGADGEPVWQRSPGGLVTALAPVMENNDGAWVGWHGAPDETVEPFDQGNMHLVPVPLSAEDVEMYYEGFSNATLWPLYHDVIVSPEYHRTWWDRYERVNRRFAEAVSEIAAPNAVVWVQDYQLQLVPAMLRSARPDVKIGFFNHIPFPPYEIFAQLPWRARILDGLLGADLVGFQRQSDANNFLRSIRRLRGHIVRGSAVHVHDDAGTPTHISRAEAHPISIDTQRIIDLAKSPEVQERAKQIRSELGNPDTVLLGVDRLDYTKGIAHRIKAFGELLDDGRLSVGQACLVQVASPSRERVGSYLNLREEVEGLVGRINGEHDTLSHTAIRYLHHSYPVEEMVAMYMVADVILVTALRDGMNLVAKEYVASQDDQVGVLVLSEFTGAADQLRHAIQVNPHDIDGLKDAIVQAVEMPEAEAKRRMRIMRRHILSQDVTRWSETFLRSLSNEEIEVGAEK is encoded by the coding sequence GTGACAGTAGCAACATCCGCGAACGCCTATGACTTCATTGTGGTGGCCAACAGGCTTCCGGTAGACCGGAAAATCGGCGCAGACGGCGAACCGGTGTGGCAGCGTTCCCCCGGCGGCTTGGTAACTGCTTTGGCTCCGGTCATGGAGAATAACGACGGCGCGTGGGTGGGTTGGCACGGCGCTCCGGACGAGACGGTGGAACCTTTCGATCAAGGCAACATGCACTTGGTGCCGGTCCCGTTGTCCGCCGAGGACGTTGAGATGTATTACGAAGGCTTCTCCAACGCCACCCTCTGGCCGCTCTATCACGACGTAATTGTTTCTCCGGAGTATCACCGCACCTGGTGGGACCGGTACGAGCGCGTGAATCGCCGCTTCGCGGAGGCCGTGAGTGAAATTGCCGCTCCCAACGCCGTGGTGTGGGTGCAGGATTACCAATTGCAGTTGGTTCCGGCGATGCTACGATCAGCCCGACCCGACGTGAAGATCGGCTTCTTCAACCACATTCCGTTCCCGCCCTATGAGATTTTTGCGCAACTGCCGTGGCGCGCACGCATTTTGGACGGCTTGCTGGGTGCGGATTTGGTGGGCTTCCAGCGGCAAAGCGATGCAAACAACTTCTTGCGCAGCATTCGTCGCTTGCGGGGCCATATTGTGCGCGGTTCTGCGGTTCATGTGCACGACGACGCAGGCACGCCGACACATATTTCTCGCGCTGAGGCGCACCCCATTTCTATTGATACCCAACGCATCATTGACCTCGCGAAATCCCCCGAGGTGCAAGAGCGCGCCAAGCAGATCCGCAGCGAACTCGGCAATCCGGACACGGTCCTGCTCGGGGTGGACCGACTTGATTACACCAAGGGCATTGCACACCGCATCAAGGCGTTCGGAGAACTTTTAGACGACGGCCGCCTCTCGGTGGGCCAAGCGTGTTTGGTGCAGGTTGCTAGCCCCAGCCGCGAACGCGTGGGCAGTTACCTGAACCTGCGCGAAGAAGTAGAAGGGCTCGTGGGCCGCATCAACGGCGAGCATGACACCTTGAGCCACACGGCTATCCGCTACTTGCACCACTCGTACCCGGTGGAAGAGATGGTGGCTATGTACATGGTCGCCGACGTCATCCTGGTGACCGCGCTGCGCGACGGCATGAACTTGGTGGCCAAAGAATACGTAGCCTCCCAAGACGACCAAGTGGGCGTCCTGGTTCTCTCCGAATTCACGGGCGCCGCCGACCAGCTCCGCCACGCCATCCAAGTCAATCCTCATGACATCGACGGACTCAAGGACGCGATCGTTCAAGCCGTGGAGATGCCGGAAGCTGAAGCGAAGCGACGGATGCGCATCATGCGACGCCACATCCTCAGCCAAGACGTCACGCGGTGGTCGGAAACCTTCTTGCGCTCCTTGAGTAACGAAGAAATTGAAGTTGGGGCAGAGAAGTGA
- the otsB gene encoding trehalose-phosphatase, which translates to MSRVVVPENFRRESELGARLQNAERLLIALDFDGTISPLVARPEDARALPATARLLRKLDELAAATVASARPTFLALVSGRDIASLQVVAEPGEHSFLVGSHGAELRTPVTANVDPAVPLTEAQRELLATVTEVLESVQSKHPGSFLEYKTLSTVLHTRGMGAEEASGAVVMAEKALASLNGVSLKHGKEILEAAVAHSSKGEGLIWLREQTGADCLLFAGDDVTDEQGFAALKAGQDVTVKVGSGETIAEFRISGPESLPALLQLVLDVRS; encoded by the coding sequence GTGAGCCGCGTCGTCGTACCGGAAAATTTCCGCCGCGAAAGCGAACTCGGAGCGCGACTGCAGAATGCAGAGCGTCTTTTGATAGCCCTCGACTTCGACGGCACCATCTCGCCGCTGGTCGCTCGCCCCGAGGACGCTCGAGCGCTGCCCGCCACCGCGAGACTCCTACGAAAGCTGGATGAGCTCGCCGCAGCAACGGTTGCGAGTGCCCGTCCAACTTTCTTGGCGCTCGTGTCCGGCCGGGACATCGCGAGTTTGCAAGTAGTTGCGGAACCTGGAGAGCATTCCTTCCTTGTAGGAAGTCACGGCGCCGAACTCCGCACCCCCGTCACCGCGAACGTGGACCCCGCAGTTCCGCTCACGGAAGCGCAACGCGAACTGTTGGCGACCGTTACTGAGGTTCTTGAAAGCGTCCAAAGCAAGCATCCTGGCTCCTTCCTCGAATACAAGACTCTCTCTACCGTGTTGCACACTCGCGGAATGGGGGCAGAGGAGGCGAGCGGCGCCGTGGTCATGGCGGAAAAAGCCCTCGCGAGCCTCAACGGAGTGAGCCTCAAGCACGGCAAGGAAATCCTTGAAGCCGCGGTTGCGCACTCAAGCAAGGGCGAGGGGCTCATTTGGTTGCGCGAACAAACGGGGGCTGACTGCCTCCTTTTCGCCGGAGACGATGTCACAGATGAGCAAGGATTCGCCGCGCTGAAGGCCGGTCAAGACGTCACCGTGAAGGTGGGATCCGGGGAAACTATCGCCGAGTTCAGAATTTCCGGCCCCGAATCCCTTCCTGCCCTATTGCAACTGGTCCTTGATGTGAGAAGCTGA
- a CDS encoding ABC transporter ATP-binding protein, translating to MASVTYDNATRIYPNSVKPAVDSLNLSIADGEFLVLVGPSGCGKSTALRMLAGLEDINAGRVLIGDRDVTNVPPKDRDIAMVFQNYALYPHMTVGDNMGFALKIAGIDKAEREARVLEAAKLLDLEPYLKRKPKELSGGQRQRVAMGRAIVRSPQVFLMDEPLSNLDAKLRVQTRTQIASLTRRLKVTTVYVTHDQVEAMTMGDRVAVLKDGQLQQVDTPRNLYDHPANVFVAGFIGSPAMNLLQLPVVDGGVKFGDTIYPVSSSTLNAATGQTVTLGVRPEDLDLVPAGSGLAVDVDVVEELGADAYVYGRSNVGGSEQHMVIRVDGRKPPRGGDSIHVVPREGHVHLFDAESGLRLGAETPADTPVADLADVHALQGLTEDAH from the coding sequence ATGGCTTCAGTAACGTATGACAATGCCACGCGCATTTATCCCAACAGCGTCAAGCCTGCTGTTGACTCGCTCAACCTGAGCATCGCGGACGGCGAATTCTTGGTTCTCGTAGGACCATCCGGTTGCGGAAAGTCCACCGCGTTGCGCATGCTCGCAGGACTTGAAGACATCAACGCAGGACGGGTTTTGATTGGTGACCGCGACGTCACCAACGTTCCGCCCAAGGATCGCGACATCGCGATGGTCTTCCAGAACTACGCGCTCTACCCGCACATGACGGTGGGCGACAACATGGGATTCGCGCTCAAGATTGCCGGCATCGACAAGGCCGAGCGTGAGGCTCGCGTCCTCGAGGCAGCGAAGCTGCTGGACCTCGAGCCGTACCTCAAGCGCAAGCCCAAAGAGCTCTCCGGTGGTCAGCGTCAGCGTGTGGCCATGGGCCGCGCGATTGTGCGTAGCCCACAGGTCTTCCTCATGGATGAACCGCTCTCCAACTTGGATGCCAAGCTGCGCGTGCAGACTCGCACCCAGATCGCCTCACTGACCCGCCGCCTTAAGGTCACCACGGTCTACGTGACGCACGACCAAGTGGAAGCCATGACCATGGGTGACCGCGTGGCCGTGCTCAAGGACGGTCAGCTCCAGCAGGTCGATACGCCGCGCAATTTGTACGACCACCCCGCAAATGTGTTTGTTGCCGGGTTCATCGGCTCCCCTGCCATGAACCTTCTGCAGCTTCCGGTAGTGGATGGCGGCGTGAAGTTCGGTGACACCATTTACCCGGTGTCTTCGTCCACCTTGAACGCAGCCACGGGCCAAACGGTCACGTTGGGTGTTCGCCCCGAAGACCTCGACCTGGTTCCAGCCGGTTCCGGCTTGGCCGTCGATGTTGACGTAGTGGAAGAGCTCGGCGCGGACGCGTACGTGTATGGACGCTCCAATGTAGGCGGATCCGAACAGCACATGGTGATCCGTGTGGATGGTCGTAAGCCGCCGCGCGGTGGCGATTCCATTCACGTGGTTCCTCGCGAAGGTCACGTGCACCTCTTCGATGCCGAATCTGGCCTGCGATTGGGCGCTGAGACCCCAGCGGATACCCCGGTGGCGGATCTGGCGGACGTTCACGCGCTCCAGGGTCTCACCGAGGACGCACACTAA
- a CDS encoding DUF4032 domain-containing protein gives MSDVRIISASINPALVDFPWDTPLEEWPAGNLAAMPRGLSRHVVRFAYMGTEVVAVKETVERPARHEYDMLRRLNALKVPSVEPVAIVLNRRSPTGDDLGAALVTRHLSYSLPYRALFSRQLRRDTLHRLIDALAVLLVKLHLVGFYWGDVSLSNVLFRRDAEGFAAYLVDAETGELHPSLSRGQRNYDVQIAMENIAGEVMDLTEGGLAEEELDAVGTGQLLVERYRALWAELTHPDSFDISERWRVDERVRSLNALGFDVGEISLETTGDGHRLTLVPRVVEPGHHTRRLMRLTGLDVGELQARRILNDIDAYAARRHPGMPEELGASWWMQDTFEKIMSGIPDDMRTRLEPAQIVHEVLEHRWFISEHRGQNVPLSETVQSYVQNVLAHRRDERALVLDSRDITEGAD, from the coding sequence GTGAGCGACGTTCGGATTATCTCGGCGTCAATCAACCCTGCTCTCGTGGATTTCCCGTGGGACACTCCTCTTGAAGAGTGGCCCGCGGGAAACCTCGCCGCCATGCCCCGCGGTCTCTCCCGCCACGTGGTGCGATTCGCCTACATGGGTACCGAAGTGGTGGCCGTCAAAGAGACCGTGGAGCGGCCGGCCCGCCACGAATATGACATGCTGCGCCGGCTGAACGCGTTGAAGGTTCCCAGCGTGGAGCCCGTGGCGATCGTCCTGAACCGCCGCTCCCCCACCGGAGATGATTTGGGCGCCGCTCTGGTCACCCGCCACTTGTCATACTCCTTGCCCTACCGTGCGCTCTTCTCCCGCCAATTGCGGCGAGACACCTTGCACCGACTGATTGACGCCCTAGCGGTCCTGTTGGTGAAGCTGCACTTGGTGGGCTTCTACTGGGGCGACGTGTCGCTGTCCAACGTGCTGTTCCGCCGAGACGCGGAAGGCTTCGCCGCCTACCTGGTGGACGCCGAAACCGGCGAGCTGCACCCGTCACTTTCCCGCGGTCAACGTAACTACGACGTTCAGATCGCCATGGAAAACATTGCCGGCGAAGTCATGGACCTCACCGAGGGCGGTCTCGCCGAAGAAGAACTCGACGCTGTGGGTACCGGCCAGCTCCTGGTAGAGCGTTACCGAGCGCTCTGGGCCGAGCTCACCCACCCGGACTCTTTCGATATTTCCGAGCGATGGCGCGTGGACGAACGCGTCCGTTCCCTCAATGCTCTGGGCTTTGACGTCGGTGAGATCTCGCTCGAAACCACCGGCGACGGTCACCGCTTGACGCTGGTCCCCCGCGTGGTGGAGCCGGGCCACCACACCCGCCGCCTCATGCGCCTGACCGGCCTTGACGTGGGCGAACTCCAAGCTCGACGTATCCTCAATGACATCGACGCCTATGCCGCGCGCCGCCACCCGGGCATGCCCGAAGAACTGGGCGCCTCCTGGTGGATGCAGGACACTTTTGAGAAGATCATGAGCGGCATTCCCGATGACATGCGTACACGGCTAGAACCCGCGCAGATTGTTCACGAGGTCCTGGAACACCGCTGGTTCATCTCCGAGCACCGCGGCCAGAACGTTCCCTTGTCAGAGACAGTTCAGTCCTACGTCCAAAACGTACTGGCGCACCGTCGCGACGAGCGCGCGCTCGTGTTGGACTCGAGGGACATCACCGAGGGCGCGGACTAG